The Fibrobacter sp. UWB2 genome window below encodes:
- a CDS encoding alpha-E domain-containing protein, translating into MLSRVANSIYWLARYIERAENVARSIDVNLQLQLDLPGEERPWEPVIQIAGNADDFFKKYAHVSIENALMFLTFDKENPNSIISCVGAARENARCVRERISSELWIAINQFYLKLNDPEMPKEALAGPHAFYNSVKEFSQLTAGIIQGTMNHDVAWNFTHLGTLLERADQTSRILDVKYYILLPDVSMVGMALDTVQWNAVLKSVGAYEMFHRRNSNVTPHNVAEFLLLSEDFPRSLRYCLEKAEQCLKNIAYPVKSKAESIRLLGKLRSDIAFTTIEEIIDEGLHEQIEKVQIRLNELGNQIWKDFFC; encoded by the coding sequence ATGTTAAGTAGAGTCGCAAATTCCATTTATTGGCTCGCCCGCTATATTGAACGCGCCGAGAACGTCGCGCGAAGCATCGACGTGAACCTCCAACTTCAATTGGACTTGCCTGGCGAAGAACGCCCTTGGGAACCGGTGATTCAAATTGCCGGCAATGCCGATGACTTCTTCAAAAAATACGCGCACGTTTCCATTGAAAACGCGCTCATGTTCCTGACGTTCGATAAGGAAAATCCGAACAGCATCATTTCGTGCGTCGGGGCCGCCCGTGAAAACGCCCGCTGCGTCCGCGAAAGAATTTCTTCGGAACTGTGGATTGCCATCAACCAGTTTTACTTGAAACTAAACGACCCCGAAATGCCGAAGGAAGCGTTGGCAGGTCCACACGCCTTTTACAACAGCGTCAAGGAATTCAGCCAGCTCACCGCAGGCATCATCCAGGGCACGATGAACCACGATGTCGCTTGGAACTTCACGCATCTCGGCACATTGCTCGAACGCGCCGACCAGACTTCGCGTATTTTGGATGTCAAGTACTACATCTTGCTTCCGGATGTGAGCATGGTGGGCATGGCGCTCGATACCGTGCAGTGGAACGCCGTTCTCAAGAGCGTCGGTGCATACGAAATGTTCCATCGTCGCAATTCGAATGTGACACCGCACAACGTCGCGGAATTTCTTCTGCTTTCCGAAGACTTTCCGCGTTCCTTGCGCTACTGCTTGGAAAAAGCGGAGCAGTGCCTTAAGAACATCGCCTACCCTGTCAAGAGCAAGGCGGAATCCATCCGCCTCTTGGGAAAGCTGCGTTCCGACATCGCGTTCACGACCATCGAAGAAATCATCGACGAAGGGCTTCACGAACAAATTGAAAAAGTCCAGATTCGCCTAAACGAACTCGGCAATCAAATCTGGAAAGATTTCTTCTGCTAA
- a CDS encoding class I SAM-dependent methyltransferase → MKTCRICGETSEAKSYFAKEMMYLNAGHFEYFECPHCKCLQIDSVPENLSEYYGPNYYSYNKPADTVTRAKTQYNKRVLDVGCGAGALLCSMAATSGIESLTGCDPFIEKDISYENGVQIFKKTVHEMTGEFDVIMLNDSFEHMTDPHETMDSLKRLLANGGTIKMTLPIYPNIAFEKYKENWYQLDAPRHIILHSINSLKLLANQHGFKIVQMIFDSNNSAILRSYLYTKGITFWKQDPKEIFKYFTKSEIIDIDKKMAEANKKGYGDHATVFFMHK, encoded by the coding sequence ATGAAAACTTGCAGAATTTGTGGCGAAACATCCGAAGCGAAATCATACTTTGCAAAGGAAATGATGTACTTAAACGCAGGGCATTTTGAATACTTTGAATGCCCGCACTGCAAGTGTTTGCAAATCGATAGCGTTCCCGAAAACTTGAGCGAATACTACGGCCCCAATTACTACAGTTACAACAAGCCCGCCGACACCGTCACCCGCGCAAAGACGCAGTACAACAAACGCGTACTCGACGTGGGTTGTGGCGCAGGCGCATTGCTCTGTAGCATGGCGGCAACATCAGGCATCGAGAGCCTTACCGGTTGCGACCCGTTCATCGAGAAAGATATCTCGTACGAAAACGGCGTTCAAATTTTCAAGAAGACAGTCCACGAAATGACGGGCGAATTCGACGTCATCATGCTCAACGATTCGTTCGAACACATGACCGACCCGCACGAGACCATGGACAGCCTCAAGCGCCTTTTGGCAAATGGCGGAACCATCAAGATGACACTCCCCATCTACCCGAACATTGCGTTTGAAAAATACAAAGAGAACTGGTACCAGCTCGACGCCCCGCGCCATATCATTTTGCACTCCATCAACAGCCTAAAACTACTCGCCAACCAGCACGGCTTCAAGATTGTGCAGATGATTTTCGACTCCAACAACTCTGCCATTTTGAGGAGCTACCTGTACACCAAGGGCATCACGTTCTGGAAGCAGGACCCGAAGGAAATTTTCAAGTATTTCACTAAAAGCGAAATCATCGACATCGATAAAAAAATGGCTGAAGCAAATAAGAAAGGTTACGGCGACCACGCCACAGTCTTCTTCATGCATAAGTAA
- a CDS encoding CotH kinase family protein has protein sequence MKKLLVWSLAIAGTCFYGCADDNSAAFDSIAPEIGEEESSTEESSSSVESEESSSSAKQEAPASGSADSNANSSADKAANSSADTSADSNTGDSESSSSPAPLSSSAVAPASSSTPAQIPTLSSSAIAISSSTISTSFSSSSGLAEYDDNHKAKATFLPKAGFYRSLTIEPLTPQKGGEIRCTFDGSFPTATSEQITVAKQITENSVVRCSEFVNGVAADTTTQTYFINESVSMPVVALTVNHHDMFDSTDGLYATGNLTGGGMGGGMWDFGGGANVTDNNNPKCTEPCKQANFWKDTELPVHVEYFEKGSSTTEKTWEIDAGISIIGNYSRYKPKKSVAIKMDNDNYGDKTLKYSLFKTRPEAKKFKSFNLRNNGNRFWTDYVGDAMMTALMEGTEVDYQRSRQVVVFYNGEYFGIHDMRERLNRSYVETNYGIDSKSINMIKITGSSYEASGTNGASTEDYKQLVNSISSANFAGENNAQYEQIKSKINVNSFAQYMFAEMYYHNGDWPNNNVRAWGGNGHPFKFVAFDTDHGFGFTPGISGFDEENENMFTWVLGAKQTSNQGGNNGGMWGGFGGGFGGGFGGTSVDSRAPGGMLKKLLENPDFKRLFINNACILLNSYLTYEKVQSTVQSMMATIPSSEQQRDEQRWPRNQSNFKWDPTGNTLIAFAKNRGEKLKQEMVERFDLENEVSVTIGASGNGSVQVDGMKLPSNNYQCKFFTNNELQLTAVASAGAVFTGWSDGSTENPHKVTPTAGMTITAQFR, from the coding sequence ATGAAAAAACTGTTGGTTTGGTCACTCGCTATTGCGGGTACATGTTTTTATGGGTGTGCAGACGACAATTCGGCTGCATTTGATTCTATTGCGCCTGAAATCGGCGAAGAAGAGTCTTCTACGGAAGAGTCTTCTTCATCTGTCGAGTCTGAAGAATCTTCTTCATCTGCAAAACAAGAAGCGCCCGCTTCGGGCAGCGCGGATTCCAATGCGAATTCTAGCGCGGACAAAGCCGCAAATTCGAGTGCCGACACGAGCGCAGACTCCAACACAGGCGATTCCGAAAGTTCCTCCTCGCCCGCTCCGCTTTCGAGCTCTGCGGTAGCACCGGCAAGCAGTTCGACACCTGCCCAAATTCCGACACTTTCATCGAGCGCTATCGCTATTTCGAGCTCCACCATCTCGACAAGTTTTTCTTCGTCTAGCGGGCTTGCTGAATACGATGACAACCACAAGGCAAAAGCCACATTCCTCCCGAAAGCGGGCTTCTACAGAAGTTTAACGATTGAACCGCTCACACCGCAAAAAGGTGGTGAAATCCGTTGCACATTTGACGGATCTTTCCCGACGGCAACATCCGAACAAATCACAGTGGCAAAGCAAATCACCGAGAACTCGGTTGTACGTTGTTCTGAATTTGTAAACGGAGTCGCCGCAGATACGACAACGCAAACGTATTTCATCAATGAAAGTGTTTCGATGCCGGTGGTAGCCCTCACGGTAAATCACCACGATATGTTCGATTCTACCGATGGTCTCTACGCTACCGGAAACCTCACTGGCGGTGGCATGGGTGGCGGCATGTGGGACTTTGGCGGCGGCGCAAACGTTACCGACAACAACAACCCGAAATGCACCGAGCCTTGCAAGCAGGCGAATTTTTGGAAAGATACAGAGCTCCCCGTCCATGTGGAATACTTCGAAAAAGGAAGTTCCACCACAGAAAAGACTTGGGAAATCGATGCAGGCATTTCGATTATCGGTAATTACAGCCGTTACAAGCCCAAGAAGAGCGTTGCCATCAAGATGGACAACGACAATTACGGCGACAAGACTCTCAAATATTCTTTGTTCAAAACGCGCCCCGAAGCCAAGAAATTCAAGAGCTTCAACTTGCGCAACAACGGAAACCGTTTCTGGACGGACTATGTTGGCGATGCCATGATGACAGCACTCATGGAAGGCACAGAAGTCGATTACCAGCGCAGCCGCCAGGTCGTCGTGTTCTACAACGGCGAATACTTCGGCATCCACGATATGCGCGAACGCTTGAACAGGAGCTATGTCGAAACGAATTACGGCATTGATTCCAAGTCCATCAACATGATTAAAATCACCGGTTCCAGCTACGAAGCTAGCGGTACAAACGGCGCATCGACGGAAGATTACAAACAACTTGTAAATAGCATTTCTAGCGCCAATTTTGCAGGCGAAAACAACGCACAGTACGAACAGATTAAGAGCAAAATCAACGTCAACAGTTTTGCGCAATACATGTTCGCCGAAATGTACTACCACAATGGCGACTGGCCGAACAACAACGTGCGCGCCTGGGGCGGTAACGGCCATCCGTTCAAGTTTGTCGCATTCGATACCGACCACGGCTTTGGATTCACGCCGGGCATCAGCGGCTTTGACGAAGAAAATGAAAACATGTTCACCTGGGTGCTTGGCGCAAAGCAGACGAGCAATCAGGGCGGAAACAATGGTGGCATGTGGGGCGGCTTCGGCGGAGGCTTTGGAGGCGGTTTTGGCGGAACTTCTGTTGACAGCAGGGCTCCGGGCGGAATGCTCAAGAAACTCCTCGAAAATCCGGACTTCAAGCGACTCTTCATCAACAACGCTTGCATTCTCCTCAACAGCTACTTGACCTACGAAAAGGTACAGAGCACGGTCCAGTCTATGATGGCAACGATTCCGTCTTCGGAACAGCAGCGCGACGAACAGCGTTGGCCGCGCAACCAGAGTAACTTTAAATGGGATCCGACCGGTAACACGCTTATCGCTTTCGCCAAGAATCGCGGCGAAAAGCTCAAACAAGAAATGGTCGAACGCTTTGACCTCGAAAACGAAGTCTCTGTGACCATCGGCGCAAGCGGAAACGGTTCTGTTCAGGTTGACGGCATGAAGCTCCCAAGCAACAACTACCAGTGCAAATTCTTCACGAACAACGAATTGCAATTGACGGCAGTCGCTAGCGCAGGCGCGGTATTCACGGGATGGTCCGACGGTTCGACCGAAAACCCGCACAAGGTTACGCCGACAGCGGGTATGACCATCACGGCGCAGTTCAGATAA
- the lexA gene encoding transcriptional repressor LexA — MEINNEKRKEMTARQEEIYEYIKKYSKENHMPPTVREIGNHFDISSTNGVRSILAALIKKGYINRSPRLSRGIEILSDDKESNKEVASNTIEIPIVGRVAAGTPILAVQNLEGTVTIDRDFLACRSDVFALRVKGDSMINAGIFDGDLIFARQQKTADLGEIVVAQIDNEATVKYYHPSADHVELRPANPKYKPIIVNNRKDFSIAGRVIGVMRKVN; from the coding sequence ATGGAAATCAATAACGAAAAACGCAAAGAAATGACGGCAAGGCAAGAAGAAATCTACGAATACATCAAGAAGTATTCCAAGGAAAACCACATGCCGCCAACCGTTCGCGAAATCGGTAACCACTTCGACATTTCTTCTACGAACGGCGTGCGTTCTATCCTCGCCGCCCTCATCAAGAAAGGCTACATCAACCGCTCTCCGCGCCTCAGCCGCGGCATCGAAATCTTGAGCGACGACAAAGAATCCAACAAGGAAGTTGCAAGCAACACCATAGAAATTCCTATTGTCGGCCGCGTTGCCGCTGGTACACCGATTCTCGCCGTGCAGAACCTCGAAGGCACCGTCACCATCGACAGAGACTTCCTCGCCTGCCGTAGCGATGTGTTTGCTCTCCGCGTCAAGGGCGATTCCATGATCAACGCAGGCATTTTCGATGGCGACTTGATTTTCGCTCGTCAGCAAAAGACGGCCGACCTCGGCGAAATCGTCGTTGCACAAATCGACAACGAAGCAACGGTCAAGTACTACCACCCGAGCGCAGACCATGTGGAACTCCGCCCGGCAAACCCGAAGTACAAGCCGATTATTGTGAACAACAGAAAAGACTTCTCGATTGCAGGCCGCGTCATCGGCGTCATGAGAAAAGTCAATTAA
- a CDS encoding peptidylprolyl isomerase, translating to MLAEINTHEGKIVVDLNFKAAPNTVANFVELANSGFYNGLLFHRVIPGFMIQGGDPNGDGTGGPGYTIDDEPNDLKHETGVISMANRGPNTGGSQFFITHLPQPHLDGKHTVFGKVIEGHDVVCRIDPNDPILNIKIVEKK from the coding sequence ATTCTTGCCGAGATAAACACCCACGAGGGGAAAATCGTTGTGGACTTGAACTTCAAGGCTGCCCCGAATACGGTTGCGAACTTTGTCGAGCTCGCAAATTCTGGGTTCTACAATGGACTTCTCTTTCATCGCGTTATCCCCGGCTTCATGATCCAGGGTGGCGACCCGAATGGCGATGGAACAGGTGGTCCCGGTTACACCATCGATGACGAGCCGAACGACCTCAAGCATGAGACGGGCGTGATTTCTATGGCGAACAGAGGCCCGAATACGGGTGGCTCGCAGTTCTTCATTACGCACCTTCCGCAACCGCACTTGGATGGCAAGCATACGGTGTTTGGCAAGGTCATCGAAGGACACGACGTCGTGTGCCGCATCGACCCGAACGATCCGATTTTGAACATTAAAATTGTGGAAAAGAAGTAA
- the lepA gene encoding translation elongation factor 4 yields MPQNNNIRNFSIIAHIDHGKSTLADRMIELTKTVSKNEMMNQLLDDMDLERERGITIKAHAIRMVYEKDGEEYILNMIDTPGHVDFTYEVSRSLAACEGAILVVDASQGIEAQTLSNLYLAIENDLTIIPVLNKVDLPGAQPDHVAQLVGDLLGYDPDKIPRISAKTGLNVEQVLDKIVDEIPAPKGDAGKPLKALIFDSVYDSYRGVINYIRIVEGTLKAGMKIRMMKTGGEYVVTEVGTFSMRRDPRPELTEGMVGYVLANVKTISDVKIGDTLTDAANPAEEPLPGYKDVLPMIYSGIYPIDPEDYKDLREALEKLRLNDSALCWEPETSEALGFGFRTGFLGLLHMEIVQERLDREFNVDIITTVPNVEYHVYMSDGSMVKIESPSKLPDASRYDYIEEPYVKAQIFTPKEYVGAMMTLCEEKRGTFETMEYIDETKVILKYDLPLAEIMFDFYDRLKSLSRGYAGLDYTPSEYKRNNLVKLDILLNGDPVDAFSVIIHRDKANTYANAICVKLKDLIPRQQFDVAIQGAIGGKIISRSTVKAVRKDVLAKCYGGDITRKRKLLEKQKEGKKRMKSIGSVEVPQKAFLAVLSLSDDSTGGND; encoded by the coding sequence ATGCCGCAAAACAACAATATCCGCAATTTCAGCATTATCGCCCACATCGATCACGGCAAATCCACCTTGGCCGACAGAATGATTGAACTGACCAAGACCGTTTCCAAGAACGAAATGATGAACCAGCTCCTGGACGACATGGACCTGGAACGCGAACGCGGCATTACGATCAAGGCTCACGCCATCCGCATGGTCTACGAAAAAGACGGTGAAGAATACATTTTGAACATGATCGACACCCCGGGGCACGTGGACTTCACTTACGAAGTCAGCCGTTCCCTCGCCGCTTGCGAAGGAGCCATCCTCGTCGTGGATGCAAGCCAGGGCATCGAAGCCCAGACGCTTTCGAACCTCTACCTTGCGATTGAAAACGACCTGACCATCATCCCGGTTTTGAACAAAGTAGACCTTCCGGGTGCACAGCCCGATCACGTGGCACAGCTCGTCGGTGACTTGCTCGGTTACGATCCGGACAAGATTCCTCGCATTTCGGCCAAGACCGGCCTCAACGTGGAACAGGTGCTCGACAAGATTGTCGACGAAATCCCGGCCCCGAAGGGTGATGCAGGCAAGCCGCTCAAGGCCCTCATTTTTGACTCCGTTTACGATTCTTACCGCGGCGTGATCAACTACATCCGCATTGTCGAAGGCACGCTCAAGGCGGGCATGAAAATCCGCATGATGAAGACGGGCGGTGAATACGTGGTGACCGAAGTCGGTACGTTCAGCATGCGCCGCGACCCGCGCCCGGAACTCACCGAAGGCATGGTCGGTTACGTGCTCGCGAACGTCAAGACGATTAGCGATGTGAAAATCGGTGACACGCTTACCGATGCCGCCAATCCGGCAGAAGAACCGCTCCCGGGCTACAAGGACGTGCTCCCGATGATTTACTCGGGTATCTACCCCATCGATCCGGAAGACTACAAGGATTTGCGCGAAGCCCTCGAAAAGCTCCGCCTCAACGACTCCGCCCTTTGCTGGGAACCGGAAACTTCCGAAGCGCTCGGCTTTGGTTTCCGCACGGGCTTCCTCGGACTTTTGCACATGGAAATCGTGCAGGAACGCCTGGACCGCGAATTCAACGTGGACATCATCACGACCGTGCCGAACGTGGAATACCACGTTTACATGAGCGACGGCTCCATGGTGAAAATCGAAAGCCCGTCCAAGCTCCCCGACGCTAGCCGCTACGACTACATCGAAGAGCCGTACGTGAAGGCACAGATTTTTACGCCTAAGGAATACGTGGGCGCCATGATGACGCTTTGCGAAGAAAAGCGCGGCACGTTCGAAACGATGGAATACATCGACGAGACGAAGGTCATTCTCAAGTACGACCTTCCGCTTGCCGAAATCATGTTCGACTTCTACGACCGTCTCAAATCCCTGAGCCGCGGTTATGCCGGCCTCGACTACACACCGAGCGAATACAAGCGCAACAACCTCGTCAAACTCGACATTCTCTTGAATGGCGACCCGGTCGACGCCTTCTCCGTGATTATCCACCGCGACAAGGCCAACACCTACGCTAACGCCATCTGCGTCAAACTCAAGGACCTCATTCCGCGCCAGCAGTTCGACGTCGCCATCCAGGGCGCTATCGGCGGAAAGATTATCAGCCGCTCTACCGTGAAGGCCGTGCGTAAGGACGTGCTTGCCAAATGCTACGGCGGTGACATCACCCGTAAGCGTAAGCTCCTCGAAAAGCAGAAGGAAGGTAAGAAGCGCATGAAGAGCATCGGCTCTGTGGAAGTGCCGCAGAAGGCATTCCTTGCGGTGCTCTCGCTCAGCGACGATTCTACCGGCGGCAACGATTAA
- a CDS encoding S26 family signal peptidase: MGVVLAIMIGVRYYVLEPVRMQDNSLHPRFKKNSILWMCKLPRCTESIVDGDFVWGIMRNQDNMVRRVLGVPGDSITITNNGKVYTQHRNFKWNGEDAFIETRSFYVPRKGDTLHFDKLNDVEQDYLISLMHEQNEKFYVKSSLWQGKREMPLERIGSTKLGNRLVSLQEIDYMPWQDRFLVELQIFLAEPGNTPIHIKRELYSAKDSSKISYYVVPEDCYYLICEKSNHCADSREIGYFTKNRLLGRANKAANKIQKQIDDRISRAQNAIKKLLKGTLQKADKKPSKKPQRGRSKKETTKT; the protein is encoded by the coding sequence TTGGGTGTTGTGCTAGCCATCATGATTGGCGTCCGCTATTACGTGCTCGAACCGGTGCGCATGCAGGACAACTCGCTCCACCCCAGATTCAAGAAGAACAGCATCCTTTGGATGTGCAAGCTCCCCCGCTGCACCGAAAGCATTGTAGATGGGGACTTTGTCTGGGGCATCATGCGCAACCAGGACAACATGGTTCGCAGGGTTCTCGGCGTCCCGGGCGATTCCATCACGATTACAAACAACGGAAAGGTCTACACGCAGCACCGCAATTTCAAGTGGAACGGCGAAGACGCCTTTATCGAGACCCGCAGCTTTTATGTACCGCGCAAGGGCGACACGCTCCATTTCGACAAGCTTAACGATGTGGAACAGGACTACCTGATTTCGCTCATGCACGAACAGAACGAAAAGTTCTACGTCAAGTCGAGCCTCTGGCAAGGCAAGCGCGAAATGCCTCTGGAACGCATCGGCTCTACAAAGCTCGGGAACCGCCTTGTGAGCTTGCAAGAAATCGACTACATGCCCTGGCAGGACAGATTCCTGGTCGAGCTCCAGATTTTCCTTGCAGAGCCGGGCAACACGCCTATCCACATCAAGCGTGAACTTTACAGCGCGAAGGATTCCTCTAAAATTTCTTATTACGTTGTTCCGGAAGACTGCTACTACCTGATTTGCGAAAAGTCAAATCACTGCGCCGACTCTAGAGAAATCGGTTACTTTACCAAGAATCGACTCCTCGGGCGCGCCAACAAGGCTGCAAACAAGATTCAAAAGCAAATTGACGACCGCATTTCCCGCGCCCAGAACGCCATAAAAAAGCTTTTGAAAGGGACACTGCAAAAAGCAGACAAAAAGCCATCCAAGAAGCCCCAACGGGGCAGATCCAAAAAAGAAACTACCAAAACTTAA